Part of the Methanobacterium bryantii genome, TGAAAAATTTGTTAATTCAAATTCGTTAAATAAGATTTGGTATTTATAGCCAAATATTGTTTTTAGAGTTTTATGAATTTTATTAATATAAACAACAAGTATTTTATTACATAATTCACATAAATAACCTCCGGCGCATACCTAGAATAACTGCGCAAAGATACATGTGGAGGTGCGATTGCATGAAAATAAAGTTAGGAATCATCATGCTTGCATTTTTGGCCGCGGTAGGATTTTCTGGAGAGTGGCAGCTCAACGTGTTGAGGAAGGACATAACAACAGACACTCCCACGAACCCCCTAGAAGTAATATATCAATAACCCGTACAAGTAGATGCAACCACTCCAGTAAATACCATTTAAAATTGTTCCAGAAGAATAATAAATTGATAAAATAAGGTATACTTTTTGAAAGTACTTGTTTAAGGGGAATTTATCCTCATTTCTATTTTTAGCAGTAATTATCTTTGTGAGGTATTTATAAATCTTATTTTAGATCAAAAACTTTATATATTAATTTTGACATCATATCACATTAATGACAGTGTGATATATAACTAACACTGTGTCAGAACTAATGCATAGGTGGATACATTGTCAATTCAGGAATTGAAGGAAAGAGAAAAAGAAGAAAGGCGTAATTACATTGTAGATGCTGCAGAGAAGTTATTCTTCTCAAAAGGCTATGATAATGTTTCAATGAAGGATATAGCTGATGAAGTTGGGATCAGCAGGGCTGCTCTTTATCTTTATTTTAAAAATAAAGAGGTCATTTACCTGGCCATAGTTTTACGTGGGATGAGGATAATGGATAAGTTGTTTAAAGAAAGCGTAAAAAGTGATAAAAATGGCCTTGGCAAACTTGAAGATACAGGATGGGCTTATTTTAAGTTTTACAGGGATTTCACTGATTATTATGGGGTATGTGCATATTTTGATTCCCAGAGGTTTTCTAAAGTTGATAATGAGTATATGCCTGAAATTAATGTATTAAGAGAGGAAACAATCAGGATAACACGTGAATCGATAGAAGAGGGAATTGAAGATGGTTCTATAAGGGCAAATGTGAACTCAATGGAAATAGCGGTTTTCATTGCAATAACATCAAAACAAATTGTAAATCCTAATGAATGGGCCACAAGATCTTTGGAAGGTGAAGAAATTAGCCATGAACAGTTCATTGGGGATTCTATGGATTTGTGGAGACGTATGCTAGTTAATACTGAAAATAAGAACTTAAAATGACTATTTTGGTTTTTAAATAAAATTTAATGAATCTTTAAAGGTGGAGGTAGGAGAAATGGATTTTGAAGTTGTAGTTGATAAAGAGAAATGTGTTGGTTGTGGAACATGTACATATTCTTGTCCAAAATCAGGTAAAGTATGGAACATTGGAGAGAAAGCTGTCTGGTGTGAAAACGGCACTGAAAATCTAGAATACTGTCATAGATGTGCTAATTGCGTGCTAGCGTGTCCACAGAGGGCTATAACAATTAGTGTGTCATGAATTTATAGTAGGGGTGAAATTATGAAAGAAACGATAAAGGTAGTGGCAATTAATTCGAGTCCTCATAAAGATAAAGGAAACACTGCACTGGTTCTTAATCCGTTTATGGAAGGTATGATGAAAAAGGGGCAGAAGTAGGAATATATTATACAAATGACCTTGAAATAAAACCTTGCAGGGGCGACTGCAGCTGTATGAGAACTACAGGTAAGTGTTTTCAGGAAGATGATATGAACTGGCTTTTGCCGAAGGTTGAAGATGCAAATATCCTTGTTTTAGCTTCTCCTCTTTATTGTGATGGAGTTACAGGGCCTATGAAGATGTTTATGGACCGTTTGGTACCTGTAATACATTTGACCATGGAAATCCGTGATGGTCATCTCAGACATCCTGCCCGCAAAGATATGAATCTTGAGAAAATAGTTCTGGTTTCAAACTGTGGTTTCTGGGAAATAGACAATTTTGACCCAATTGTGGCTCATATTAAAGCATTTAGTAAGAATATAAATGCTGAATACGTTGGAGAACTCCTCAGGCCTCATGGACATTTCTTTAGGGCCATGTTAGAAAATGATATGTCTGTAAATGATGTTATTGAGTCTGCAAGACAAGCAGGATGTCAACTTGTAGAGAATGGTAAAATGTCTTCTGAAACTATTGCAAATGTAAGCCGCCCTCTCATGTCTAGGGATGCATTTTTACAGATGGCTAATCAAAACCTGCTAAGTGATCAAAATCAGGAGTAAAGTAAGATAATTTATATTATTCTTTTAGTTTAAATATATTAATTTAATTGGATTATTTTGTGATTTTATGTTTTTAAATATTTTTAATGAATATATAATTACTTAATATGCTATTTTGTTTTTATTTAATATAATTTTGAACTTTAATTTACAAATATGGTATTTTTATGGGATTATTCGTGATTCAATCTCTATTCACGATCGAAACTTTAAAACCAAACATTTATATACTATTTCAAACTAGGGTTAAATATTCAACCACTGGTTGAAAGTTCAAATCAAGGTTAGATGGAAAATCAAAAGGTGGTGATGAGGGGTGTCTATCAAAGAATTAAAGAAAAAAGAGAAGGAAACAAAGCGTAATTACATTATGGAATCAGCTCAGAAGCTATTTTTAAGTAAAGACTACGATGAAGTTTCAATGAACAGCATAGCCAAGGAAGTAGGGGTAAATAAGGCCACGCTTTATTATTATTTCAAGAACAAAGAGGCACTGTATTTTGCGATAGTCTTACAGAGTGTTCAAGTTTTAGTTAAAATGGCTAGAGAAGAAATAAAAAAGGGTAACACGGGTTATGAGAAGATTTTATTGTATGGAAATGCAATGGATAAATTTTCAACTGAATATCCTGGTTGTTTAAAGCTTTTATATGCTCCACAATCTTCTAAATTTGATATGGGCAATCTGAACAGTAGTGAAGAGTATAAAGAGGTAATGGGGATTCTTAAAGATTTAATGTTTATCATGAGGGATTTGATACAATCTGGAATTGATGATGGTACAATTAGGGAAGATGTTAACCCAATGGAAGCAGCTGTTTTGATGTCGCTGATCTCCCAGAGCATGTCGAATATGAGTTGTCTATATAAAAACATGCTGAAAAGTGATGGAGTAAGTGAACAGAAGTTTGCAATGGACGTAAAGGGTTTCATGCGTTATATGCTCAAAAAAGGTTAGTTCAATTTCTTAAGAGATTTGGAGATTATAATTAAAAGGAGGAGATGAAAAAAAATGTCAATGGTAAAAGTGAATGATATAAACATGTATTATGAGATACACGGTGAAGGTGAACCATTAATTTTAATATCGGGTAACGGTGCGGAGTCTTCCCAATGGAAAGACATGATTCCTGCATTTTCTAAGGGTTACAAAGTGGTCCCATTTGATAACCGCGGTGCAGGGCGTACTGATAGGCCATATATAGAATATTCTATGGATATGATGACTGAAGATGTCATTGGTTTGATGGATGTGCTTGGAATTGAAAGGGCACATATACTTGGGGCATCTATGGGGGGAATGATTGCTCAAAATATTGCTTATTTATATCCTGATAGAGTAAAAAGCCTGATACTTGTTGTAACAAGTATGAAAAATTCTCACCGCGTTAATTATGCTTGTAAACAGGCAATAAAACGTGTTATGGATGGAAGCGATCCTGATGCACTGGCTGAATATTCTGCAGTATGGTCATTTCCTGAGGAAGTATTAGCAAATCCTGGAGCTGTTGATAGAATTAAAAGTGCTATGGCACATGTATTAAATCCTCAGACAGTGAATACATTCAAAAGGCAAAATGATGCACTTGCTACATTTGATTCAAGTGGATGGATCAGTGAACTTACAGCTCCAACATTGGTTATAGCTGGAGATGGAGATATAATCTGGCCTCAAAAATATTCTGGACAGGAATTAGCTAAAGCCCTCTCTGGCTCTAAGTTTGTCTCAATTCCCGGAGCGCACATGGCATATCTATTAAGTGCTGAAGCATTTCAAAATCATGTGGTGGAGTTTCTTACATCAGTTGAATAGAAATTATAACATAATATTGTTATTTTTTTTAGTGGCTGTTCACA contains:
- a CDS encoding TetR/AcrR family transcriptional regulator, which translates into the protein MSIQELKEREKEERRNYIVDAAEKLFFSKGYDNVSMKDIADEVGISRAALYLYFKNKEVIYLAIVLRGMRIMDKLFKESVKSDKNGLGKLEDTGWAYFKFYRDFTDYYGVCAYFDSQRFSKVDNEYMPEINVLREETIRITRESIEEGIEDGSIRANVNSMEIAVFIAITSKQIVNPNEWATRSLEGEEISHEQFIGDSMDLWRRMLVNTENKNLK
- a CDS encoding 4Fe-4S binding protein — encoded protein: MDFEVVVDKEKCVGCGTCTYSCPKSGKVWNIGEKAVWCENGTENLEYCHRCANCVLACPQRAITISVS
- a CDS encoding flavodoxin family protein, which translates into the protein MKPCRGDCSCMRTTGKCFQEDDMNWLLPKVEDANILVLASPLYCDGVTGPMKMFMDRLVPVIHLTMEIRDGHLRHPARKDMNLEKIVLVSNCGFWEIDNFDPIVAHIKAFSKNINAEYVGELLRPHGHFFRAMLENDMSVNDVIESARQAGCQLVENGKMSSETIANVSRPLMSRDAFLQMANQNLLSDQNQE
- a CDS encoding TetR/AcrR family transcriptional regulator; the protein is MSIKELKKKEKETKRNYIMESAQKLFLSKDYDEVSMNSIAKEVGVNKATLYYYFKNKEALYFAIVLQSVQVLVKMAREEIKKGNTGYEKILLYGNAMDKFSTEYPGCLKLLYAPQSSKFDMGNLNSSEEYKEVMGILKDLMFIMRDLIQSGIDDGTIREDVNPMEAAVLMSLISQSMSNMSCLYKNMLKSDGVSEQKFAMDVKGFMRYMLKKG
- a CDS encoding alpha/beta fold hydrolase, which codes for MSMVKVNDINMYYEIHGEGEPLILISGNGAESSQWKDMIPAFSKGYKVVPFDNRGAGRTDRPYIEYSMDMMTEDVIGLMDVLGIERAHILGASMGGMIAQNIAYLYPDRVKSLILVVTSMKNSHRVNYACKQAIKRVMDGSDPDALAEYSAVWSFPEEVLANPGAVDRIKSAMAHVLNPQTVNTFKRQNDALATFDSSGWISELTAPTLVIAGDGDIIWPQKYSGQELAKALSGSKFVSIPGAHMAYLLSAEAFQNHVVEFLTSVE